One Hevea brasiliensis isolate MT/VB/25A 57/8 chromosome 5, ASM3005281v1, whole genome shotgun sequence genomic region harbors:
- the LOC110651803 gene encoding cytochrome P450 94C1, giving the protein MELEVSLLLEAHHSIYFFLLLAIIAFFLLSLLLYLLRLKLWCNCEICDAYLTLSWTNQFNNLCDWYAHLLKNSPTKTIHIHVLGNTITANPENVEYMLKTRFDNYPKGKPFSTILGDFLGRGIFNVDGDLWKFQRKMASLELDKFSIRAYAFEIVRYEIGDRLIPLLSSVSGKEDGVLDLQDVFRRFSFDCICRFSFGLDPRCLEITLPMSDFAYAFDLASKLSAERAMTVSPLVWKIKRKLNLGTEKKMKEAIKLINILAQEVIRQRRKMGFLSHKDLLSRFMHTVTDETYLRDIVISFLLAGRDTVASALTSFFWLLAKYPQVGSAILEEADSVLGPNQELRSYEQMGDLHYLQAAVYESMRLYPPIQFDSKFCEKDDILPDGTLVRRGTRVTYHPYAMGRIEELWGQDCLEFRPERWLRDDGTFFPENPYKYPVFQAGLRVCLGKDMALLELKCVAISLLRRFQIHLMTSCHTPRFSPGLTATFSGGLPVLVREKEPYQSS; this is encoded by the exons TAGCTTTCTTTCTTTTGTCTCTCTTACTCTACTTACTGAGATTAAAGCTCTGGTGCAACTGTGAGATATGCGACGCTTATCTGACCTTGAGTTGGACCAACCAATTCAATAATCTTTGTGATTGGTATGCTCATCTTTTGAAGAACTCTCCTACCAAAACAATCCACATACATGTTCTTGGCAATACAATCACAGCCAATCCAGAAAACGTTGAGTATATGCTCAAAACGAGATTTGATAATTACCCAAAAGGGAAACCTTTCTCGACCATCTTGGGTGACTTTTTGGGTCGAGGCATATTCAACGTTGATGGTGACTTGTGGAAGTTTCAGCGAAAGATGGCAAGTCTCGAGCTGGATAAGTTCTCTATAAGAGCATATGCATTTGAGATCGTTCGTTATGAGATTGGAGATCGCCTTATTCCACTGTTATCATCAGTTTCGGGCAAAGAAGATGGAGTCTTGGATTTGCAAGACGTGTTTCGAAGATTTTCTTTCGATTGTATTTGCCGATTTTCGTTTGGGCTAGACCCCAGATGCTTAGAGATTACTCTACCCATGTCAGATTTCGCTTATGCCTTTGACCTAGCATCGAAATTGTCAGCCGAGAGAGCCATGACTGTGTCTCCACTTGTTTGGAAGATCAAACGGAAGCTGAATTTAGGGACggagaagaaaatgaaagaagctATCAAGTTGATCAATATTTTAGCCCAAGAGGTGATAAGGCAAAGGCGTAAGATGGGATTTCTATCTCACAAGGATCTTTTATCTCGCTTTATGCATACTGTGACTGATGAGACTTACTTGAGAGATATCGTCATAAGTTTCCTCTTGGCTGGCCGAGACACGGTGGCTTCAGCCTTAACCAGCTTCTTCTGGCTGCTGGCTAAGTACCCACAAGTAGGATCAGCAATTCTGGAAGAGGCGGATAGCGTTCTTGGACCCAATCAAGAGCTCAGAAGCTATGAACAAATGGGAGATCTCCATTATTTACAAGCAGCAGTTTACGAGAGTATGAGACTGTATCCTCCTAtccaatttgattcaaagttttGTGAAAAAGATGATATTTTACCAGATGGGACTTTGGTGAGGAGAGGAACTAGGGTTACTTACCATCCATACGCTATGGGACGGATTGAAGAACTCTGGGGTCAAGATTGCTTAGAATTCAGGCCAGAAAGGTGGTTGAGAGATGATGGCACATTCTTCCCTGAAAACCCTTATAAGTATCCAGTTTTCCAAGCAGGACTAAGGGTCTGTTTGGGGAAAGATATGGCTTTACTGGAGCTTAAATGTGTGGCTATTTCATTGCTTCGACGATTTCAAATCCACTTAATGACCTCATGTCACACTCCACGTTTCTCCCCAGGGCTGACAGCCACTTTTAGCGGTGGGCTCCCGGTTTTGGTGCGAGAAAAAGAACCTTATCAATCATCATA G